The genomic region CTTTAACTGTTGAGAAATTTGGGTCTGGAACAGCCTGTTCTTCTACAATTTTTAAGTTAAAACCCAATCTTGTAAGTATTTCTTTGACAGGCTTTAAACCGGTTCCATGGAAAGGTGAATAAACAATATTTATATTATTTTCCATTTGAGGCATTAATGATCTTAAATAACTTTCTAAATTATTAATGTAGTCTTCAAATAATTCTTCAGATATCCAATTAATATATCCACTTTTTATTCCCTCTTCAAAATCAGTAATTTTTACATCATCAAAATAATCCAATTTATTTATTTCTTCAATAACTTTGTTAGCCACTTTAGGTATAGCCTGTGTACCATCTGAAGTGTAAATTTTATATCCATTATATTGTGGTGGATTATGGCTGGCGGTGATAACAATACCCGCAGTAGTTTTTAAATATCTTACTGCAAAGGATAATATTGGAGTGGCAGTAACTTCTTTAAAAATATGAACGTTAATTCCATTAGCAGCTAAAACTGAAGCGGCTGTTTTAGCAAAATCTAAAGAAAATTTTCTTGTATCATAAGCTATTGCAACTGCTGGAAATCTACATATTTTTTTTAAATAATTAGCAAATCCCTGTGTAGCTCTTGCAACTGTATGAACGTTCATACGATTTGTACCTGCTCCAATTTTCCCTCTTAATCCACCCGTACCAAATTCTAAGTCTTTAAAAAACCTATCTAAAAGTTCTTTTTTATCATTTTTAATGTTAATTAATTCATTTTTTAATGAAGAATCAGCTTTTTTAACCCATAGTTCAAATTTATTATAAGCATTTTTTTCTATATCTGTCATAACCTCTCCTCCTTGAAAAATACTTTATACAATAAAATTATAACACAAAAAAGAGAATTATTTCAAAAAAATGTTTAAAATATATAAAAGGGGCTAAGCCCCTTAAAATAATCTTTGATCTGGAAAGTAGAAAATTTCAAATTTATCGTTTATACCAATAACATCAATTCTGGTTTCATCGAAATCAATATTATTATACTTTATATAAATATTGGCAGTTTTTGTGATTTTTTGTAATTTTTTATTATTAACCCTATATGCTGGATTTTCAATATAATCTTTTCCACCCTTGACTTCAACAAAAACAAGGCATTTGTTATCTAAAGCAATAATATCAATTTCTCCTATTTTAGTAGAGAAATTGCGCTTAAGAATTTTAAAACCTTTTTTCTTTAAGAATTTAACAGCAATATCTTCATATATTTTTCCTTTATTATTCATCAGTTTTGAATTCCAGGAACTTTTAATAAATTATCTCTTTTGATTGGAAATTCATTTATAATTTTTTCTAATGCTTTAGACTGTTTTGTTTCATCTATATGGAAAACATTTTTTAAAATATTTTCTACTGGTGAAAATAGAGGATTAACATTTTCAATATTTACTTCATCTATCATTTCCATATACTTTAAAATTTCAATAAGATCTTTCTTTATTATTTCTTTTTCCTGTGTAGATAATTTAATCATGGACAATTTTTCTAATTTTTCAATAAGTTCATCGTTAACATTTATCATAAACAATCCTCCTTAAATTAAAATTATTTCAATGTAAATAGCAGATAATATTAAATTAGTAAGAACGATTAAAAAAGCAAATTTAAAGAAATCCTTAAACTTAATTTCTTCATTTTTGAATTGTTTTAACATAGCTAAAGCTACTATATTAGCAGATGCACCTATTGGAGTAAAATTACCCCCTAAACATGCTCCTAACGATAAGGAATACCATAGTGGTTTTAAATTCGAAAAAGTTTCTGGGTTTATATGTTGTAAGTTTTTAATAACAGGAATTAATGTAGCGGTAAAAGGAATATTATCAACAAAGCCTGAAATAGCTCCAGAAACACCTATAAGCATCATTGCAAAGCTTCTCATTGAACTTCCTGCAATATTAACTAAAACATGTGTAAAATCTTTTAAAATACCGGTTTGAACCAAGCCACCTGTCATAATAAACAAACCAAAGAAAAATAAAATGGTTCCCCATTCAACTTCTTTAAGAATTTCCTCAACTTCATTTCTATCTAAAATTAACAAAGCTAAAAATCCTATAAATAACGCAATGGTAGAACTTTCCATTTCAAGCTGATGCTGAAATATAAATAAAAGTAAAGTTAAAAGCAACAATGCCCATGAAATATAAAATCCTAACTTATTTTTAATAGCTGATCTTGGATCAAATGATTTAACTTTATTTTCATCTATAGAAAAATTTAGCTTTTTTTTAAAAAGAAACATTGTAATTAATTGCATTACAAATAAGTTTAAAAAAGAAATTGTTCCATTAACCATAAAAAATTCTGTAAAACGTAGTCCCGCTGCACTGGCTATCATTATATTTGGAGGGTCGCCAATTATTGTGGCTGTTCCTCCAATATTTGAAGCCATAATTTCACCGAAAATAAATGGTAAAGGATCTACTTCAAGTGAATCTGTAATAGCCAGAGTAATAGGAATAAATACAAGTACTGTTGTAACATTATCAATAATGGCGGACATTAAAGCGACCATAAATGTTAAACCAAAATAAAGAATATATCCATTTTTATGAAATGCTTTTAAAGTAATAATTCCAAGATATTCAAAAAGCCCCTTTTTCCTAATTACAGAGACAAAAATCATCATTCCCATTAGTAAGTATATGGTATTAACATCAACATAATTTTTAATTGCTTCTATATGATTTTCAAAAATGCCAAGAATCATCATTATCGTAGCCCCAAGAATGGCGACAATGGTTCTATTGATTTTTTCAGTGACTAAAATAGTATAAGAAAAAAGAAAAATTATTAAAGCAATAGTACGTTCCGTAAAATCATCCCCCTATTAATTAATAAATTTATCAATGTTATTAATAATATCATTTATTTTTGATGGGTCTTTTCCACCTGCCTGTGCAAAATCGGGTCTTCCACCGCCACCGCCACCTAATTCTTTAGCAATATTTTTAGCAATATTTCCAGCATGATATTTTCCTACTAAATCTTTGGTCACCTTAACAATAAAGTTTACTTTTTTATCGTTTTTATTGAATAAAATAATTAGACCACTTTTTAATTTATTTTCTACAATATCAGTAGTATTTCTTAAAACATTTTGATCAACATTTTCAAAAACTTTTACAAAAACCTTTATATTGGCAAATTCTTTTATATCAGATAAATCTATTGACTTAGTAGTCATTTTTTCCTGTAATTTTTTAATCTCTTTTTCAAGTTCTTTAATTTTTTCAGACATTGAATTTATCTTAGGAATTATGTTTTCTTCTGTAACTTCTAATGTTTTAGAAATAGTATTTATTTCATTTTCAAGGTGATTTAAATATTCTAAGGATTTAACGCCAGTGATAGCTTCAATTCTTCTAATTCCTGCTGAAACAGCATTTTCAGAAATAATTTTGAATAAACCAATTTCTCCTGTATATGATACATGTGTTCCACCACAAAGTTCTGCACTAAAATCTCCTACTTTAACTACTCTAACTTCGTTCCCATATTTTTCTTCAAATAATGCCATAGCGTTTTCATTTTTTGCTTCTTCTAAGCTTTTTACTTCTGTTATAACTTTTAAATTATCGAGTATTTTTTCATTTACTAGCTTTTCAATTTTTTTAATAGTATCATCTGATATTCCTTCATAATGCGTAAAATCAAATCTCAATTTTTCATCTGTAACTAAAGAACCAGCTTGTTTTACATGTTCGCCTAATATTTCTCTTAGAGCTTTATGTAAAAGATGTGTCGCTGTATGATTTCTTTTTATAGCTTTTCTTCGTTCATTATCAACTATTAATTCTACTTTTTCACCGGTAGTTATATTGCCATTAATTACTTTTCCAAAGTGGCCAATTACTTCATTATTAATAATTTTAGTATCTTCAACTTCAAACTCAAAATTTTGATTTTTTATAATACCAGTATCACCGATTTGACCACCTTTTTCGGCATAAAAAGGTGTGTTTTTTGTAATTAAAACTATAAAATCTCCTTTGGTTGCAGTATCAATAATTTTATCTTCTTTTGCAATATAAAGGACTTCACTTTCATCACTTACTTTTTCATAGCCAGTAAATTTTGTAGTTTTTATTTCATCACCAATATATTTGTACGTTTGATTCATTTTTGTGTATTCTTTTTCTCCTGCTGCTTCACGTGCTCTTTTTCTTTGTAATTCCATAAATTCATTAAATCTTTTTTCATCCACAGTAAATTTATATTCTTCTGCAACTTCTTTTGTTATATCTAAAGGAAATCCATAAGTATCATATAATTCAAATGCAAATTCACCATCTATTACATTGTCATTAGAAGACTTTATATAACCTATTAATTTTTCCATACCTTTATCTAATGTTTCAAGGAATCTTCTTTCTTCTGCCTCAACTATCTTTTTGATAAATGACTCTTTTTCTTTTATTTCAGGGTAAATATCACTATAATTTTCCAGTACAGTATTAATTACTTCATTCATAAAAGGTTCCTTTTTTCCTAAAAGAGCTCCATGCCTTAAAGCTCTCCTTAAAATTCTCCTTAGAACATATCCTCTTCCCTCATTTGAAGGCAATATTCCTTCAGATACAAGGAAGGTTACAGCTCTTGAATGATCGGCAATTACTTTAATAGATACATCTATTTTATCATTTCCTCTAAATTTCACATTAAAAATTTCTTCGATTTTATTTATAATAGGGGTAAATAAATCTGTTTCAAAATTATCGTAAACTCCCTGAACTGCTGCAGTAACTCTTTCTAGACCTGCACCAGTATCAATATTCTTTCTTGGTAAAGGTGAAAGATTACCATTTTCATCCTGATAGTATTCAGTAAATACTAAATTCCATATTTCAACATATCTTCCACAGTCATCTTCAGGAGTACAATTTTCAGGATTAGGGCATAGGTCTGTTCTGCCAGTATCATAATATATTTCAGAACATGGACCGCAAGGTCCAGAAGGTCCCACGGGCCCCCACCAATTATCTTCTTTTCCCATTCTTACAATTTTTTCTTCCGGGAAACCGATAACATCTTTCCAGATATTATATGCTTCATCATCGTCAAGATAAACAGAAACCCACAATTTTTCTTTTGGTAATTTTAAAACATCAGTAAGAAATTCCCATGCGAATTTAATTGCGCCTTCTTTAAAATATTCTCCAAAAGAAAAATTTCCAAGCATTTCAAAAAATGTTTGATGCCTTGCTGTTCTTCCGACATTTTCTATATCATTTGTTCTTATGCATTTTTGGCACGTAGCAATTTTAGTATATGTTGGTTCTACTTTACCCCAAAAAATAGGTTTAAAAGGTACCATTCCAGCAACAGTAAATAATAATTGTGGATCGCTTGGTATTAAAGGAAAACTTTTCATTATTTTATGATCATTTTTCTCAAAGAATTTTAAAAATGATTCTCTTATTTCTTTCGAATTCATATAATCCCTCCATTATATTCCTAAAATTTTCATCAAAAAATAAAAAGATGGAGTTAGATATAATAATCCATCTATTCTATCGTACATTCCTCCATGACCAGGTAATGTTTCTCCAGAATCTTTTAAATTATAAGTTCTTTTTAAGGATGATTCAGTAAGATCACCTATTGTATCAATTACTCCAACTAATATTGCAAAAAAAATAGCTTGAAAAGGATTTATTAGATTTAGATCAAAGCTTTTTCTAATATATTCGAAAAGAACTATATATAAATAAGTTAAAATTATTCCACCTATTAAACCTTCAACACTTTTTTTGGGAGAATAATTAGGTGATAATTTATGTTTTCCAATATTCAATCCAACAAAATAAGCTCCAGCATCGTATATCCATACTGAAGTCAAAACTAAAACAGCAGTTGTTGCGCCGTAATTTAGAACTATATGATAAAAATAAGATAAAAATAAGGAAATTGCTATAATACCATATAGATAGCTTTCTATAGCAATTTTATATTTATGAGTGTTTTTTAAATAAATTAAACTAAAACCTGCAATTAAAATTATAGAGATTACATATACAGTGATTGGATCGAATATTGTTAATCCCGAATAATAAGCTCTTAATGAAAATCCATAAACTGCACTGGTTAAAGCAACTATAATAGAAAGAAATACCTTGTATTCATATTTAAAGTTTTTTAATGTCATTTCAAAATATTCTAATGCGGTGATTAAAATAATAGATGTTACTAAACCAATAGTAGTAGGCAATGTAAAGAAAGAAAAAACAACAGCTGGTCCTAAAATAATTCCTGAAAGTGTTCTAACTAAAAGATTTTTTTTATTGATAGCCACTATTTTTCACTTCCTTCATCTGAAGAAATACTACCAAATCTTCTTTCTCTATTTGAATAGTTTTCTATAGCTTTAATTAAATCATCTTTCGTAAAATCTGGCCATAAAGTATCGGTAAAATATAACTCTGAATAGGCAATTTGCCATAAAAGAAAGTTGCTTATTCGTATTTCTCCAGAAGTTCTTATAATTAATTCTGGATCTGGCACATCAGGCAAATAAAGATTATTAGATATATCTTTAATATCTATTTCCTTTATACCTTTTGAAATTATTTTATTAACAGCATCAACTATTTCTCTTCTTCCACCATAATTTACAGCTAAAATAACATCAATTTTTGAATTGTTTTTGCTCTTTTCTTCTATACGTTTACAAACATCAAAAACCTCTTGAGGTAGCTCCTCAATTCTTCCTGTAAATCTAACTCTAACATTTTCTCTTATTATTTTATTTAGTCTTGATTCAAGATATCTTACCATAAGAGAAAAAAGAAATGAGACTTCTTCTTTTGGTCTCTTCCAGTTTTCAGTAGAAAAAGAGTATAAGGTTAAATACCTTATACCCAAATCAGATGCCCATTGTATTACATCTTCAGCAACCTTTGCACCACGTTCGTGTCCCATAGTTCTCTTTAAACCACGTTGTTTAGCCCAACGGCCATTTCCATCCATTATTATTCCGACATGTTTTGGTATTTTCAAGACTCCATTATCTCCTTTTCTTTTTTATGAAATACTTCATCTATTTTATGTTCGTGTTCCTTTAATATTTTTTGTATTTCTTCTTCTAGTTTTTTAGCATCATCTTCAGGAATTTCACCATTTTTTTGTTTTTCTTT from Marinitoga aeolica harbors:
- the alaS gene encoding alanine--tRNA ligase — protein: MNSKEIRESFLKFFEKNDHKIMKSFPLIPSDPQLLFTVAGMVPFKPIFWGKVEPTYTKIATCQKCIRTNDIENVGRTARHQTFFEMLGNFSFGEYFKEGAIKFAWEFLTDVLKLPKEKLWVSVYLDDDEAYNIWKDVIGFPEEKIVRMGKEDNWWGPVGPSGPCGPCSEIYYDTGRTDLCPNPENCTPEDDCGRYVEIWNLVFTEYYQDENGNLSPLPRKNIDTGAGLERVTAAVQGVYDNFETDLFTPIINKIEEIFNVKFRGNDKIDVSIKVIADHSRAVTFLVSEGILPSNEGRGYVLRRILRRALRHGALLGKKEPFMNEVINTVLENYSDIYPEIKEKESFIKKIVEAEERRFLETLDKGMEKLIGYIKSSNDNVIDGEFAFELYDTYGFPLDITKEVAEEYKFTVDEKRFNEFMELQRKRAREAAGEKEYTKMNQTYKYIGDEIKTTKFTGYEKVSDESEVLYIAKEDKIIDTATKGDFIVLITKNTPFYAEKGGQIGDTGIIKNQNFEFEVEDTKIINNEVIGHFGKVINGNITTGEKVELIVDNERRKAIKRNHTATHLLHKALREILGEHVKQAGSLVTDEKLRFDFTHYEGISDDTIKKIEKLVNEKILDNLKVITEVKSLEEAKNENAMALFEEKYGNEVRVVKVGDFSAELCGGTHVSYTGEIGLFKIISENAVSAGIRRIEAITGVKSLEYLNHLENEINTISKTLEVTEENIIPKINSMSEKIKELEKEIKKLQEKMTTKSIDLSDIKEFANIKVFVKVFENVDQNVLRNTTDIVENKLKSGLIILFNKNDKKVNFIVKVTKDLVGKYHAGNIAKNIAKELGGGGGGRPDFAQAGGKDPSKINDIINNIDKFIN
- a CDS encoding isoprenyl transferase is translated as MKIPKHVGIIMDGNGRWAKQRGLKRTMGHERGAKVAEDVIQWASDLGIRYLTLYSFSTENWKRPKEEVSFLFSLMVRYLESRLNKIIRENVRVRFTGRIEELPQEVFDVCKRIEEKSKNNSKIDVILAVNYGGRREIVDAVNKIISKGIKEIDIKDISNNLYLPDVPDPELIIRTSGEIRISNFLLWQIAYSELYFTDTLWPDFTKDDLIKAIENYSNRERRFGSISSDEGSEK
- the gatC gene encoding Asp-tRNA(Asn)/Glu-tRNA(Gln) amidotransferase subunit GatC, with the translated sequence MINVNDELIEKLEKLSMIKLSTQEKEIIKKDLIEILKYMEMIDEVNIENVNPLFSPVENILKNVFHIDETKQSKALEKIINEFPIKRDNLLKVPGIQN
- a CDS encoding YraN family protein; protein product: MNNKGKIYEDIAVKFLKKKGFKILKRNFSTKIGEIDIIALDNKCLVFVEVKGGKDYIENPAYRVNNKKLQKITKTANIYIKYNNIDFDETRIDVIGINDKFEIFYFPDQRLF
- a CDS encoding phosphatidate cytidylyltransferase, which codes for MAINKKNLLVRTLSGIILGPAVVFSFFTLPTTIGLVTSIILITALEYFEMTLKNFKYEYKVFLSIIVALTSAVYGFSLRAYYSGLTIFDPITVYVISIILIAGFSLIYLKNTHKYKIAIESYLYGIIAISLFLSYFYHIVLNYGATTAVLVLTSVWIYDAGAYFVGLNIGKHKLSPNYSPKKSVEGLIGGIILTYLYIVLFEYIRKSFDLNLINPFQAIFFAILVGVIDTIGDLTESSLKRTYNLKDSGETLPGHGGMYDRIDGLLYLTPSFYFLMKILGI
- a CDS encoding ArsB/NhaD family transporter, translating into MALIIFLFSYTILVTEKINRTIVAILGATIMMILGIFENHIEAIKNYVDVNTIYLLMGMMIFVSVIRKKGLFEYLGIITLKAFHKNGYILYFGLTFMVALMSAIIDNVTTVLVFIPITLAITDSLEVDPLPFIFGEIMASNIGGTATIIGDPPNIMIASAAGLRFTEFFMVNGTISFLNLFVMQLITMFLFKKKLNFSIDENKVKSFDPRSAIKNKLGFYISWALLLLTLLLFIFQHQLEMESSTIALFIGFLALLILDRNEVEEILKEVEWGTILFFFGLFIMTGGLVQTGILKDFTHVLVNIAGSSMRSFAMMLIGVSGAISGFVDNIPFTATLIPVIKNLQHINPETFSNLKPLWYSLSLGACLGGNFTPIGASANIVALAMLKQFKNEEIKFKDFFKFAFLIVLTNLILSAIYIEIILI